The DNA sequence TGTACTTCGACAAGGGGTACGCCTACGCCAACATCAACCCCGTCACGTCCGTCAACGCCGAGGACAAGACGGTGGACCTCACCTTCGACATCCAGAAGGGGCCGCTCGTCAACATCGAGCGCATTGACGTCGTCGGCAACAACAAGACCCGCGACAAGGTCATCCGCCGCGAGCTGCGCGTCTACGAGGGCGAGCTCTACGACGGCACCGCCGTGCGCCGCAGCCGCGAGCGCGTCACCGCGCTGGGCTTCTTCGAGACGGTGGAGATCACCCAGCACCCGGGCAGCTCCGACAACGCCATCGTGCTGCAGGTGGAGGTGAAGGAGAAGGCCACCGGCACCTTCCAGGTGGGCCTGGGCTTCTCCAACGTGGAGAACTTCATCTTCACGGCCCAGGTGTCGCAGAACAATTTCCTCGGCTGGGGCCAGAGCGTCTCCGCGTCCGCGCAGATCTCCGGCCTGCGCTCGCTCGTGCAGCTGTCGTTCTACGACCCGTACTTCCTCGACACGAACTACCTGCTGTCCGCGGAGTTCTTCCGCGTGCAGGCGGACTACGAGGGCTTCATCCGCAACTCCACGGGCGGCACCGTGTCCCTGGGCCGCCAGCTCGTGGACGACGTGCTGGCCACGGTGGGCTACACACGGGAGTACGTGGACGTGCAGGCGGGGCAGGGCATTGGCGCGGTGCTGCTCGCCAACCAGTTCCAGTCCGGCACCACCAGCGCGCTGCGCCTGTCCGTGCAGTTCGACCGGCGCGACAACCGCCTCTTCCCGTCGCGCGGCTTCATCCACTACGGCTCGGTGGAGACGGCCCCGTCCTTCCTGGGCGGCACGTTCCTCTTCAACCGGTACACCGCCTACTCGCGCCTGTACTTCCCGCTGCCCCTGGGCTTCGTCTTCAAGACCAACGCCACCATGGGCTACGTGCAGCAGCTGGACTCCAGCAAGCCGCTGCCCATCAGCGAGCTGTACTACGTGGGCGGCATCAACACGATCCGCGGCTACTACCTGCGCAGCATCAGCCCCACGCTCCTGGTGCCCCGCGCGGACAACCCGGACGCCAACGTCACCGAGTTCCGGGTGGGCGGCAACAAGCAGCTCATCTTCAACTTCGAACTGGAATTCCCCATCTTCGAGAAGGCCGGCCTGCGCGGCGTGCTCTTCTACGACGCGGGAAATGCCTTCGGCTCCAACGAGAAGTTCTTCGAGGACCGGCAGAACAAGCTGCCCCTCGGGCTCTTCCACTCGGCCGGCTTCGGCTTCCGCTGGTTCTCGCCCATCGGGCCGCTGCGCTTCGAGTGGGGCATCCCGCTGACCAAGCGGCCTTCGGACGACCCCATCCTGTTCGAGTTCACGATCGGTAACTTCTTCTGATAGGCATTGACCCCGGCTTCCCCGGCCATTCCACCTCCTCAAGAGGTGGGAGTGAACAGGCCGGGGGGGTGGACGTCGGAGCCTGCAGCACCCTTTTCGAGGAGCCGTAACCCATGTCGCTTCGAAGCACCCTGGCGGTCACCGCCGCTGTCCTGTCGCTCGCCCTCCCGGTTGCCGCTTCGGCCGCCGACCTCAAGGTGGCCTACGTCGACCTGCAGCGCGTGCTGCTGGAGGTGGACGACGGAAAGGCCGCCAAGCTGCGCCTGCAGAAGTGGCTGGAGGCCCGCCAGAAGGAGATCGACGCGGAGCAGGACACGCTGCGCAAGGAGAAGGAACTCCTCGACAAGCAGGCCAGCGCCATGAGCGAGGCCACCCGCACGCAGAAGGCCACCGAGCTCCAGAAGAAGGTCATGGAGCTGGCGCAGAAGTACGAGCGCAGCCGCGCCGAGGCGGCCAACAAGGAGCGCCAGGAGATGGAGCCCATCATCTCCCGCATCGACCAGGTCATCGCGACCATCGCGGAGCGGGACGGCCTGGGCTTCGTGCTGGACAAGCGCGACTCCGGCATCGTCTTCGCGCTGGGCCAGTACGACATCTCCAACGAGGTCGTGCGCAGCTACAACAACGCCAAGAAGTCCTCGCCGGTGGCCAAGGACGCCCCGGTCAAGAAGTAGGCGACAAAGGAACCGCCCCCGTGCCCTCCGCACCTTCCGCGCACCGGCTGGGGGACATCGCCGCCCACGTCCGGGGTGAGCTCCTCGGCGACCCCGGACTGCTCGTCCACGGCCTGAACGGGCTGGAGGAAGCAGCTCCCGGGGAGGTGTCGTTCTACGGCAACCCCCGCTACCGCAAGCAGTTCGAGGCCACCCGCGCCTCGGCCGTGCTGGTGGGGATGGACACCCAGGCCCGTGACGGCGTGGCGCTGGTGCGGGTGCACAATCCGCATCTGGCGTACGCGAAGCTGCTGGCCCTGCTCCACCCCGTCGCCCGGCCGCAAGCCGGCATCCACCCGTCCGCCCACGTCCACCCGGAGGCCACGGTGCACCCGGAGGCGTCCGTGCGCGCCGGGGCGGTGGTGGAGAGGGGCGCCCAGGTCGGCGCCCGGACGGTGCTGCACCCCGGCGCCTACGTGGGCGAGGACGCGCGCGTGGGTGACGACTGCGTGCTCTACCCCCATGCCACGGTGCGCGAGCGCTGCGTCGTGGGCTCGCGCGTCATCCTCCACGCCTCGTCGGTGGTGGGCGCGGACGGGTTCGGCTTCGCGTTCAACGCCGAAGGCGACGCGGGACCGGAGCACTTCAAGATTCCCCAGGTGGGCATCGTCCGCATCGAGGACGACGTGGAGGTGGGGGCCTGCACCTGCATCGACCGCGCGACGGTGGGTGAAACGGTGGTGGGCCGGGGCACGAAGCTCGACAATCTCGTGCAGATCGCCCACAACGTGCGCGTGGGCCCGCTGTCGCTCATCTGTGCGCAGGCGGGCGTGTCGGGGTCGGCGGAGGTGGGCACCGGCGTGGTGCTCGCGGGGCAGGTGGGCGTGGTGGGCCACATCCGCGTGGGAGACCTGGCCAAGGTGGGCGCGCAGTCCGGCGTCGCCCATGACGTCCCGGACGGACAGGTCGTCAGTGGCAGTCCCGCCATCCCCCACCGCGACTGGCTGCGTGCCAGTGCCGCGTCGGGGCAGCTGGCGGACCTGCTCAAGGAAGTGCGCGCCCTGCGCCGCAGGGTGGAGATGCTCGAGAAGGAGAAGGGCGGATGATGGACATCAGCGAGATCCAGAGCCTGCTGCCGCACCGCTACCCGTTCCTCCTGGTGGACCGGGTGGTGGAGATCGTGCCGGGCCAGAAGCTCACGGCGTACAAGAACGTCACCATCAACGAGCCCTTCTTCAACGGCCACTTCCCGGGCCACCCCGTCATGCCGGGCGTGCTGATCCTCGAAGCGCTCGCCCAGGCGACGGCCATCCTTGCGTACAAGACGGAAGCCATGGATCCGTCGCGGCTGGTGACGTACCTGATGGGCGTGGACAACGCGCGCTTCCGCAAGCCGGTGGTGCCCGGGGACAGGCTCCAGCTGGACATCGAGGTCATCCGTCACAAGGGCGCCATCTGGAAGACCCGGGGCCTGGCGACGGTGGACGGCGTGAAGGTGGCGGAAGGCGAGTTCCTCGCCACGGTGGTGGACAAGAACAAGGCCGCCAAGGGCGACGAGAGCGCGGCGTCGTAGGCGCGACGCGCGCGGCTGAGGAGAGAAGGACATGGCGCAGGTTCATCCCACCGCGGTCGTCCATCCGGGGGCCCGCCTCCACGACACCGTCGTCGTGGGGCCGTTCTCGGTCATCGGTGAGCACGTCGTCATCGGCGCGGGCTCGCGCATCGGGCCGCACGTCGTCATCGAGGGCCGCACGACGCTCGGTGAGCGCAACCACCTCTTCCAGTTCTGCTCGGTGGGCGCCGCGCCCCAGGACTTGAAGTACGCGGGCGAAGACACCGAACTCATCATCGGCGACGACAACCAGATCCGTGAGTTCGTCACGGTGAACCTGGGCACGGTGTCGGGCGGCGGGGCCACGCGCCTGGGCCACCGCAACCTGCTGCTCGCCAACAGCCACATCGCGCACGACTGCGAAGTGGGCAACGAGGTCCTCCTCGCCAACGGCGCCGCGCTCGCGGGCCACGTGGTGGTGGAGGACGCGGTGAAGATCTCCGGCCTCGTCGCGGTGCACCAGTTCACCCGGCTGGGCCGCTACGCGTTCATCTCCGGCGGCTCCATGGTCACCATGGACGTGCCCCCGTACTGCACGGTGCAGGGCGACCGCGCCACGCTCGTGGGCCTCAACACCGTGGGCCTGGAGCGCGGCGGCTTCACCGAGGAGCAGATTGGCCGCGTGAAGGAGGCCTACCGCATCCTCTTCCGCTCCAAGCTGGGGCTCCAGGACGCGCTCGCGCAGCTGCGCGGTGAGCTGTCCAGCCACCCGGAGGTGGAGCACCTGGTGAAGTTCGTGGAGCAGAGCAAGCGCGGCGTGACGCGCTAGGCGCGGCAGGCCCTTCTGCACGGCACGAAAGGGGAACGGGTGGAGCGCATCGGGCTCATCGCGGGCAACGGCCAG is a window from the Corallococcus soli genome containing:
- the bamA gene encoding outer membrane protein assembly factor BamA gives rise to the protein MRLTVLRKSLLPLLAVALWALWPGPAHAQLDVDAGSPAVLPPSTSAATPVAAPDAGTDAGVDAPLASDPEEDANVSAGDRVVEVRVEGNRRVEAEAVRRALRTKVGDALAGPRTSEDLRAVWALGYFSDVQLLVQRLPAGLAYVVRVVERPTIRAVQLQGNEELSAEDLKEQLELKPGTILDIEAVRATQKKIQEKYVEKGYFLAEVTYRLDPVEQGAAVNVVYVINEHSKVMVKQINLLGAEKVSPEELKAVMITREGGFLSFFTGEGTYREEAFQRDLAVIQIAYYDRGFINVRVDKPTVQLSADKRDIYITLHIVEGDAYDIGKIDFAGDLERPPEELAKLMRSRPKERFNRGQLSTDISAISDVYFDKGYAYANINPVTSVNAEDKTVDLTFDIQKGPLVNIERIDVVGNNKTRDKVIRRELRVYEGELYDGTAVRRSRERVTALGFFETVEITQHPGSSDNAIVLQVEVKEKATGTFQVGLGFSNVENFIFTAQVSQNNFLGWGQSVSASAQISGLRSLVQLSFYDPYFLDTNYLLSAEFFRVQADYEGFIRNSTGGTVSLGRQLVDDVLATVGYTREYVDVQAGQGIGAVLLANQFQSGTTSALRLSVQFDRRDNRLFPSRGFIHYGSVETAPSFLGGTFLFNRYTAYSRLYFPLPLGFVFKTNATMGYVQQLDSSKPLPISELYYVGGINTIRGYYLRSISPTLLVPRADNPDANVTEFRVGGNKQLIFNFELEFPIFEKAGLRGVLFYDAGNAFGSNEKFFEDRQNKLPLGLFHSAGFGFRWFSPIGPLRFEWGIPLTKRPSDDPILFEFTIGNFF
- a CDS encoding OmpH family outer membrane protein, yielding MSLRSTLAVTAAVLSLALPVAASAADLKVAYVDLQRVLLEVDDGKAAKLRLQKWLEARQKEIDAEQDTLRKEKELLDKQASAMSEATRTQKATELQKKVMELAQKYERSRAEAANKERQEMEPIISRIDQVIATIAERDGLGFVLDKRDSGIVFALGQYDISNEVVRSYNNAKKSSPVAKDAPVKK
- the lpxD gene encoding UDP-3-O-(3-hydroxymyristoyl)glucosamine N-acyltransferase — protein: MPSAPSAHRLGDIAAHVRGELLGDPGLLVHGLNGLEEAAPGEVSFYGNPRYRKQFEATRASAVLVGMDTQARDGVALVRVHNPHLAYAKLLALLHPVARPQAGIHPSAHVHPEATVHPEASVRAGAVVERGAQVGARTVLHPGAYVGEDARVGDDCVLYPHATVRERCVVGSRVILHASSVVGADGFGFAFNAEGDAGPEHFKIPQVGIVRIEDDVEVGACTCIDRATVGETVVGRGTKLDNLVQIAHNVRVGPLSLICAQAGVSGSAEVGTGVVLAGQVGVVGHIRVGDLAKVGAQSGVAHDVPDGQVVSGSPAIPHRDWLRASAASGQLADLLKEVRALRRRVEMLEKEKGG
- the fabZ gene encoding 3-hydroxyacyl-ACP dehydratase FabZ — translated: MDISEIQSLLPHRYPFLLVDRVVEIVPGQKLTAYKNVTINEPFFNGHFPGHPVMPGVLILEALAQATAILAYKTEAMDPSRLVTYLMGVDNARFRKPVVPGDRLQLDIEVIRHKGAIWKTRGLATVDGVKVAEGEFLATVVDKNKAAKGDESAAS
- the lpxA gene encoding acyl-ACP--UDP-N-acetylglucosamine O-acyltransferase, producing MAQVHPTAVVHPGARLHDTVVVGPFSVIGEHVVIGAGSRIGPHVVIEGRTTLGERNHLFQFCSVGAAPQDLKYAGEDTELIIGDDNQIREFVTVNLGTVSGGGATRLGHRNLLLANSHIAHDCEVGNEVLLANGAALAGHVVVEDAVKISGLVAVHQFTRLGRYAFISGGSMVTMDVPPYCTVQGDRATLVGLNTVGLERGGFTEEQIGRVKEAYRILFRSKLGLQDALAQLRGELSSHPEVEHLVKFVEQSKRGVTR